The Mesorhizobium sp. B2-8-5 genome segment CCATGTTCCTTGAGCAGCCGCGAAAAGCGCCGCTGCATCACTTCGCGCATCATGCCGAAATCGTCGCCTGGCGTGATCTCGGTCGAGCGGATGTTGAATTTCCGGTACTGGTTCTTCACGAACCCCTCCGGCCCGGCGACGACCATGGCGCCGACCGCATTGGTGCCCATGATGTGCGAGTTGTCGTAGACCTCGATGCGCACCGGCGGTTTTTCCAGGCCGAAGGTCTCGGCAAAACCCTTGAGCAGGCGCGCCTGGGTCGAGGTCTCGGCCAGCCTGCGGCCGAGTGCCTCGCGCGCGTTCTGCAGCGCATGGTCGGTCAGGTCCTTCTTCTCGCCGCGCTGCGGCACCGAGATGGATATCTTGCGGCCGGCATGGGTGGAGAGCGCCTCGGCGAGCAGTTCCTGTTCCTGCGCGGTCTGCGACAGAAGCAGCGCGCGCGCCGGCAGCTTGTCGTCATAGAACTGCGCCAGGAACGAACCCAGCACCTCCGCCGGCTCCAGCGCCGGATCGGCCTTGGGGAAATAGGCGCGGTTGCCCCAGTTCTGGCCGGTGCGGAAGAAGAACACCTGGATGCAGGTCTGGCCGCCTTCCTGGTGGATGGCGAAGACGTCGGCCTCTTCCACCGTCTGCGGGTTGATGCCCTGATGCGCCTGCACATGCGAGAGCGCCGCAAGACGGTCGCGGTAGATGGCGGCGCGCTCGAAATCGAGCTCTTCGGACGCCTGCTGCATGGCGGCCGAGATTTCAGTCTTCACCTTCTGGCTGCGGCCGGAGAGGAAATCCTTGGCCTCGGCGACCAGCTCGGCATAGCCCTGATGCGAGATCTCGCCAGTGCAAGGCGCGGCGCAGCGCTTGATCTGGTAGAGCAGGCACGGCCGCGTGCGGTTCTCGTAGAAGGAGTTGGTGCAGCTTCGAAGCAGGAAGGCGCGCTGCAGCGAATTGATGGTGCGCCCGACCGCGCCGGCCGAGGCGAAAGGGCCGAAATAGTCGCCCTTGCGCGAGCGCGCGCCGCGATGCTTGTAGATGCCGGGCGAGACATGGTCGCCGGTCAAGAGGATGTAAGGGAACGACTTGTCGTCCCGCATCAGCACGTTGAAGCGGGGCCTCAGCCGCTTGATGAGGTTGGCCTCCAGCAGCAGCGCCTCGATCTCGGTGCGGGTGACGACGAACTCCATCGTCGCCGTCTCGCGCACCATGCGGCCGATGCGGGCGGTGTGGAACCGCCCCTGAGCATAGTTGGTGACGCGCTTCTTCAGGCTGCGCGCCTTGCCGACATAGAGCACGTCGCCGGCGGCGTTCATCATGCGGTAGACGCCGGGCTGGTTGGGCAGCCGCTTGACGAAGGTCTGGATCACCTCGGCGCCGACCATGCCGTCGGCGTCGCCGGCATGAGGCGTCCAGTCTATGGCCGTGAAGGCGATGTCAGGCCCGGTCGGGATCGACTCCGGCTCGACGATCTCCTCCGCCGCCTCGTCCTCGATGTCGAGATCGACATCGGGCGGCAGATCGTCGGCGGCGCCGTTTCTTTTATGTCTTTGGGCTACGGGACTCATTCCACCATGCCTGTCACATCGGGCGTCTGCCACGCAAGATGCTGGCCGCCGTCGAGCGCGATCATCTGGCCCGTCACCGAGCGCGCCTGCCAGAGATAGCGGATCGTGGCGCCGAATTCGGGCAATTGCGGGCCGCGCTTCAGAATGAGGCCGTCGACCTGCTTGCCGAAATCATCGTCGTCCTGTCGCTTGTTCTTCAGCGTCGGGCCAGGACCGATGGCATTGACGCGGATGCGCGGTCCGAGCGCCTGCGCCAGCATCTCGGTCTGCGTCCACAGCGCCGATTTCGACAGCGCATAGGAGAAATAGCGTGGCGTCGGCCGCCAGACGCGCTGGTCGATGATGTTGACGATCAGCCCCTCTTCGCCTTCAGGCAGGGCGCGGGCAAAGGTCCGCGCCAGAAGCGCCGGCGCCTTCACATGGATGGCGAAGTGGCGATCCCAGGCCTGCCAGTCGAAATCCTCGACCCGGTCGTCGACGAACAGGGAAGCGTTGTTGACCAGCAGCGTGACAGGTCCGAGCGCCGCTTGCGCGCGACCGACAAGGCCGCCCACGGCTTCCATGTCGGTGAGGTCGGCGGCTACCATGGCGGCGCGGCCGCCTTCGCCCGCGATCTTCTCCGCCAGCGCCTCGGCCTCGTTGCTTGACCGGTTGGCGTGGATGGCGACAGCAAAGCCATTGGCGGCAAGGTCCTCGACGATCGCCTTGCCGATCCGTCTTGCTCCACCCGTCACCAGCGCGACAGCCGTGGCTTGTCTCATCTTGTCAATCCTCAATCGGCTTCACGATTCCGGGAAGCCGGCACAATATGACGGGCCAAGCGTTAAATGCCATTTCCACCTGGGGCAAGAATGTGGCGAAGCGGCCCGGACGCGCTTCCGCCCCGCCGGATTCGGGGCACCGCTCCCGGCAATATATGTCGCTGGACCCCTTGAACCAAGCGGTGTGCAGCGCAACATATTTAGCCTGCTGACATTCGCTGTTGCGAAGATGCAACGTCAACTTTCGGCCTCATTCGCGCCGGGATATGACCCAAGTTCAGGTTCGCTTCAGCCGCATTTCAGCACGACATTTGGAACCGTTGAGCGCCAAGCCCGTTTATCCCCCCGGACGGGCCGGGGCGTTTCATGAACAAACAAGCCTAAGTGTCTTGTGGCTTAAGGAGAGTATAACAATGAAGACCAATCTCAAATTCGCGCCGCTCGCTGCTGCGCTCGGGCTGTTCGCCCTTGGTGGTACCGCCTTCGCGGCCGACGTCGTTTCCGAGGAGCCGCCGGCTCCCGCCCCGGTTGCCGAGCTTCCGGTTGCTTCCTGGGCCGGCCCCTATGCCGGTATCAATCTCGGCTACGGCTTCGGCGGCCATGTGAAGGCCCCGGGCGTCGACGCCAAGACCAAGGGCTTCATCGGCGGCGTTTTCGGCGGCTACAACTGGCAGCAGGATAACTTCGTCTACGGTGCTGAAGCCGACCTCGGCTACAACGGCACCAAGGGTTCGGACAACGGCCTTTCGGCCAAGACCGGCATCGAAGGTTCGCTGCGCGCTCGCCTCGGCTATGCCGTGACCCCGGAAATCCTGCTCTACGGCACGGGTGGTCTCGCTGCGAAGAACCAGAAGATCGACGACAGCGTCACCGGCGTGAACGACAGCAAGGCCATGCTCGGCTGGACCGCCGGCGCCGGTACCGACATCAAGATCACGGACAACGTGTTCGGCCGCGTCGAGTATCGCTACACCGACTACGGCAGCAAGAACTTCGGCGACACGGGCAAGGTCAAGTCTTCGGACAACCGCGTCACGTTCGGCGTCGGTATGAAGTTCTAAGTCGTAAAAGCCACGACACGGAAAAGCCGGGCCTTGCGCCCGGTTTTTTTGTGTCCGCGGAAGACAGAAGGGCTGCGAGCTCCTCAGTCGTCCTCATTTCGACCGCTTCGGCGGTTTCGCCTTCGCCGGCAGCGTCTCGACGAAAGCCAATGCGCGGCCGAGCCAACCGGCAAGATCGGCGTCGGTTGCCGTCCCTTCGGACGCGACACGGATATAGCCTTCCATCGAGCGTCCACCCATCTCCATCGTGCTTGCATGAGGAAGTGCCGCGGCCGCCGCATGCGCGCCCTTGCCGACGCGTACCAGAAGCCCGCGCTTCGAGGTGCCGATCAGCATGTTGCCGTTGATCATGAAACAGGTGCCGCCGAACATCTTCTGCTCGGTGAAGGCGCGCCGGCCGAGGGCGGCGCGCAGGCGTGCGACCATCGGGTCCGGCGCGGCGCTGGTTGAGGGCTTTGCCATCTTCACCACTCCGACTTGGGTGATGCCAGGCAAGCATGGAAGGGAATGGGGTTCAAGTGGGGGCGGCGTTATGGAGAAGTGCCGCGGCGAAGCTGCTGATCTCCCCCGCAAAGAGGGAAATTGGCAGTTCTCACCCCGGCACGCTTGCCTTCAGCTCCGGGAACTTCTCGTCAAACCTCGCGGCCCAGCGCACGAGCCGGCTGTGGCCTTTCTCCCATTGGCCGGAAAAGCGCAACGCGAGATAGCCGAGGGCGGCGCGCAGCGCCATGTGGCCGGCGGTGATCTTCTTCGGCAGCTTCGGCGGGTTGGCGTTGATGAAGTCGAGCGCGGTGGCGATCTTGGTCCACTGGCGGTCGAGCCAGGGCTGGTAGACCATCGCCTCCGGCCGCGTGCGGCGCTCGTAGACCATCGACAGGGCGCAGTCGCAGATGCCGTCGGCCAGCGCCTCGAGAACTTCCGCCGCGAGCCGCTTGTCCGGATTGCGCGGGAAGAGGGCGCTCTTCGACAGCCGGTTGAGATGCTGGGTGATGGCGCGGCTGTCATGGATGGAGCGGCCGTCCTCCAGCACCAGCGCCGGGATCTTGCCGAGCGGATTGGCCGCGATCAGATCGGCGGGCTTGTCCTCCGTCTTGACCGGCACGAGGTCGATCGCGATGCCGGCATAGGCGGCCGCCATGCGGACCTTCGAACTGTAGGGCGACGTGGAAGCGTAGAGCAGTTTCGGCATGATCGGGTTCCCAGTTGTTTACGGCACTGTTGACCGATCGGGATCCGAAGGGCAACGGCCAGCCGGGCAATCCGGATTGGCCAATGCATCTTGCCGGCGCAGGCACCCCAAAGAAAAAGCTCCCGGACGTTTTGCCTGGCGGCAAAATTTCCGAGAGCTTTTAGGAGGAGCGTCCGCTCCAACTCCGCTCGCTCTGACACCGAATTGGCGAGAGGGATGCCAAGGTGGCACCCGCCCTCACCTGTTGCGGTTCGCGAGCGAAGCTACGCGATTACTTCTTGGCGGCCGGCTTCTTCGCCGGAGCTGCCTTCTTGACAGCGGCCGGTGCCTTGGCGGCGGCGGCCTTCATCGGAGCCTTGGCGGCGGGCTTGGCCGCGGCCTTGGCTGTCGGCTTCTTGGCGGCAGGCTTGGCCGCCGGCTTCGCCGCGGCCTTGGCGGCGGGCTTGGCCGCTGCCTTCGCCACCGGCTTCTTGGCGGCGGGCTTAGCCACAGCCTTCGCCGCTGCCTTGGCCGGAGCCTTGGCGGCGGGCTTGGCCGCTGCCTTCTTCACTGCTGCAGGTTTCGCGGCAGCCTTAGCTGCCGGCTTCTTTGCCGGCGCTTTCGCCGCCGGCGCCTTGGTTGTCGTCTTTGCCATGCGATGCCCCTTGCGTTTTGCCGATGGTCGTGAGTGACCCGGCGTGTCTATGCATATCTGACTCGCGACTGTCTAGCCAGCGAAGCAACACAATGATTTTCAGTTATTGAATTTTGGTTACACGAAACGCTCGAAGATGCATCTCATTGAAAAATTGTGAGCGAATCTGTCACTTTCGAAGTGACGGCCTGGCCCACAGATTTTCGCGCGGCTTCTATCGCCCGATCCTCCACCGACCGGCGGCATAACCTTGCATCACAATGTGAGCAGAGTGCTCATAATAGACAAGAAGCCGTCGGACGTCGACTTCATCTTGTCCAGCAGAAACATCTACAGATGAACCGGCCATGCGCGACGGCCAAAGCTTGAGCGCTTTAAAGTGAGCTTAAGGCTCATATTCAGGCGCCACAATCAAGCGCCCGCCGGTTGGCGTCCGCGCCGCAGGCGGCGCGCCGGCTCGACCCCGTGCAGATGGACGGCGTAGGTGTCCCAGGGCGGCGAGTGCGCGGTCCTGGCCAGCATCCGGCCGATCTCGCCGCGATGGTAGCTGCCGTGCAAGACGATATGGGTCAGCATCTCCTGCCTCGTCATGCAGCCCCTGTCGCCGTCGGTGAAGGTGAAGGCGACCGGGTCGGCAAGCTCTTGCTCCGCAACGGTTTCAAGATAGTCGAGATACCAGCCGTCGATCTCGGCCAAGGCGACGCGCAACGCGCGCGGTTCGGGCGTGTCCGGGTATTGTCGCTCGCATAGCCATGGGCGACGCCCCTCAGATGCGCGGCAAAAATCCGCGACACGACATGAATATGGTTCATCAGGTGGATCGCGGCGCGCCGCTCCTCGGGATCGCGGGAGGGATCCATCCCCGCAATCTTTCCCGCGAGCTCATCATTCGCCCAGGCCTGATAGACAAGCAGGCTCTTCAGCAAGGTCTTGGCGCTCATGTTCCGGCCCATTTGCGTTGGTGAAATGAATGTGAGTATCCTGTTTATATTCTCGGGAGACGGGCCAGGATGTCTACTCGCATTGCAAAGCCGGCCGCGCGCATGCGCAAGCAGCCGCGCCAGGCGCGTTCGATCGCCACCGTCGAGGCGATCATCGAAGCCGGTGCTCGCGTTCTTAGCGAGCTCGGCTGGGCGGGCTTTTCCACCAACAAGGTGGCGGAGGCCGCAGGCGTCAGCATCGGCTCGCTCTATCAATATTTCCCCGACAAGCTCGCTCTGGTCGAAGCGATCCGGCGCCGTCACTTCGATCATGTGCTGTCGGTGATTCGCGAAGCGGCGGCCGACGAGAAGCCGCTCAGGCAATTCGCGCGCGAGCTGGTGCGCGGCATGATCGGCGCGCACTCGATCCATCCGACGTTGCACCAGGTGCTCCTCGACGAGGCGCCCGGCGACCGCGGCTCGCGTGCCGCGCATGCCTCGTTCCAGACGCGCTATCTCGAACATTACGCGGCGGCCGTCGCGCAGTACCGCAAGCGCCGCAAGGATACCGAGACGATGGCGCGCGTGCTCTCCTCGGCGATCGAAGGCGTGATCCACAACGCGGCACGGCGCAACATGCTCGACGCGCCGGAATTGCAGAGGCAACTGGTCGAGCTGATCGAGGCTTACGTATCGGGCGGCAGGGCAGCCTGAGGCAGCGACGGCAGACAGGCTGGCGCCGGCCGCATGCCCGCGCCTCCTCGGTTACCGGCATCGCAATTAAATTCGTATCGACTGTCGATTCCGACGATCGCCGTTCGTCGTATCATCGCATTCTGCAAACCGAAGGAACACAAAGATGCGTTTCATGATGCTGATGATCCCCGGCGGCTACGCGACCGCGGCTCCCGACGTCAGGCCCGAAGCCGAGGCCGTGGCGACGATGATGAAATACAATGAAGAGCTGAAGCGGGCCGGCGTGCTGCTTGCGCTCGACGGGCTGCATCCGCCGTCCTCGGGCGCGCGGGTTTCCTTCAATGGCGGCAAGCCAGCCGTCACCGACGGCCCGTTCGCCGAGGTCAAGGAAGTGCTCGGCGGCTATTGGATGATCGACGTGCGCTCGCCCGAGGAAGCCATCGAATGGGCACGCCGCTGCCCCGCCGGAGAAAACGACGTCATCGAGGTCCGGCGCGTTTTCGAGATGAACGATTTTCCCGAGGACGTCCAGAAGGTCGTCGACGGGTTCGACGAGCTCAAGGATTGACCACGACTGCAACGGTCGAAGCGGTCTGGCGGATCGAGCAGCCGAAACTCGCCGCCAGGCTCACCCGCACCCTGCGCGATGTCGGGCTGGCCGAGGAGGTGGTGCAGGATGCCTTTGTCGAGGCGCTGGAGCGCTGGCCCGGCGACGGCATTCCGCACAACCCGGCCGCCTGGCTGACCAGGGTCGCCATGAACCGCGCGCTCGACCGGCTGCGCCGCACCGTGCTGATCGACGGCAAGCATCGGCAGCTGGCCGTCGATCTCGCCGAGCTGGAGTGCGCCATGCCCGACATCGAGGCGGCGCTCGACGAGGATATCGACGACGATCTGTTGCGACTGATCTTCACCTCTTGCCATCCGGTGCTGCCGGCAGAGCAGCGCGCGGCGCTTGCGCTGCGGATGCTGGGCGGACTGTCGACGCCGGAGATCGCGCGCGCCTTCCTGGTGCCCGAGGCTACCGTCGCCCAGCGGATCGTGCGCGCCAAGCGGACCTTGCGCGACGCCGGCATCGCCTTCGAGACGCCGCGCGGGCAAGAGCGGCGCGAGCGCCTGACTGCTGTGCTGGAGGTGATCTACCTGATCTTCAACGAAGGCTATGTCACGTCCTCCGGACCGGACTGGCTGCGCGCCGATCTCGGCAACGAGGCACTGCGCCTCGGCCGCCTGCTGGCGACGCTGATGCCGGAGCAACCGGAGGCGATCGGACTGCTGTCGCTGATGGAACTCGGCGCCTCGCGCTTCGGCGCCCGCACCGACGGAGCCGGCAATCCGATCCTGCTGCTCGACCAGAACCGCGGCCGCTGGGACTGGTCGCTGATCCGGCGCGGCCTCGACCGATTGAAACGCGCGATGGCGCTCACGCCGACGCCCGGTCCCTATCAGCTGCAGGCAATGATCGCCGCCTGCCATGCCCGCGCGGTGAGCGCGGCCGACACCGACTGGATCGCCATTGCCGCCTATTACCAAGCGCTCGCGCTGGCGGCGCCCTCGCCCATCGTCGAGGTCAATCGGGCGGTCGCCGCCGGCATGGCGTTCGGACCGGCGCAAGGGCTGGCCATCGCCGATGCGCTGCGGGACGAACTGCGGCTGAAAGAGTCGCACCTCTTGCCCACGGTGCGCGGCGACCTTCTGGCGAGGCTCGGACAGATGGAGGAGGCCCGCGCCGAATTCCGCCGCGCCGCCGAGCTGACAGCAAATGAGCGGGAGCGCGCGCTGCTGCTGGCGCGGGCTGGTGACGGTGATGGTTGAGAGAAAAGGATAGGCCGGCGGGACAGCGCCCCTCCGGCCTGCCTATCAGCCGGAAAATTTACCTAAGCACGCGGCAGCGGCCGTTATAAACCAGCCAGCGGTCGAAGCCCGAGACGCAGAATTCGACATTGTCGCCGATCGAGGCAAAGCCCTGGCCTTCCTCGATCAGGTAGAAGATCGAGCGGTCGCGACCGTCCGACAGGTTGACGGTGGCGCGGCAATAGTGGCGGCCGATCGGCCATTCGTCGCTCGCCGGCTCGTAGCGATGCTGGCGGATGTTGCGGAAATCTGTGATCGCGACATCCGGCAGGTGCGGCACGTGATGCACTTGGTAGGAGAAGCGGTCGGTGATCTTGCTCAGCACCCAGCTTTCGCCGCAGACGCTGCCATCGTCGCCGCTGTAGACGGAAAGGTCTGCGGCCTGCGCCGCCTGGGTGAAGCCCAGCGGAGCGGCAAAGGGAGTGGACAGCGCAACCAGCGCGGCAAGGGCGGAATGGGCGAAGCGAGTCATGACAGCCTCTCAAGGTCGGTTCCGCACACTGTGCGGATTCGCTTGGCGGCGGTCAAGCGGTCGCGAAAACAATGGTTTCCGCAAAACTTCGTTCCAGACTTGACCAGCTAATTGGGTTGCATGGAGATTCAGGTCATACCGGCATCGCCTGAACCTCCATACAGCCTAAAACGTGCCGGCAAGCAGCAGCCCGCCGATGACCGCGATGTTGATCAGGAACGCATTGCGCAGCACCTGGCGCTCCGGTTCCTCGCT includes the following:
- a CDS encoding YciI family protein → MRFMMLMIPGGYATAAPDVRPEAEAVATMMKYNEELKRAGVLLALDGLHPPSSGARVSFNGGKPAVTDGPFAEVKEVLGGYWMIDVRSPEEAIEWARRCPAGENDVIEVRRVFEMNDFPEDVQKVVDGFDELKD
- a CDS encoding TetR/AcrR family transcriptional regulator; protein product: MRKQPRQARSIATVEAIIEAGARVLSELGWAGFSTNKVAEAAGVSIGSLYQYFPDKLALVEAIRRRHFDHVLSVIREAAADEKPLRQFARELVRGMIGAHSIHPTLHQVLLDEAPGDRGSRAAHASFQTRYLEHYAAAVAQYRKRRKDTETMARVLSSAIEGVIHNAARRNMLDAPELQRQLVELIEAYVSGGRAA
- a CDS encoding RNA polymerase sigma factor, which translates into the protein MTTTATVEAVWRIEQPKLAARLTRTLRDVGLAEEVVQDAFVEALERWPGDGIPHNPAAWLTRVAMNRALDRLRRTVLIDGKHRQLAVDLAELECAMPDIEAALDEDIDDDLLRLIFTSCHPVLPAEQRAALALRMLGGLSTPEIARAFLVPEATVAQRIVRAKRTLRDAGIAFETPRGQERRERLTAVLEVIYLIFNEGYVTSSGPDWLRADLGNEALRLGRLLATLMPEQPEAIGLLSLMELGASRFGARTDGAGNPILLLDQNRGRWDWSLIRRGLDRLKRAMALTPTPGPYQLQAMIAACHARAVSAADTDWIAIAAYYQALALAAPSPIVEVNRAVAAGMAFGPAQGLAIADALRDELRLKESHLLPTVRGDLLARLGQMEEARAEFRRAAELTANERERALLLARAGDGDG
- a CDS encoding glutathione S-transferase, coding for MPKLLYASTSPYSSKVRMAAAYAGIAIDLVPVKTEDKPADLIAANPLGKIPALVLEDGRSIHDSRAITQHLNRLSKSALFPRNPDKRLAAEVLEALADGICDCALSMVYERRTRPEAMVYQPWLDRQWTKIATALDFINANPPKLPKKITAGHMALRAALGYLALRFSGQWEKGHSRLVRWAARFDEKFPELKASVPG
- a CDS encoding SDR family oxidoreductase, which produces MRQATAVALVTGGARRIGKAIVEDLAANGFAVAIHANRSSNEAEALAEKIAGEGGRAAMVAADLTDMEAVGGLVGRAQAALGPVTLLVNNASLFVDDRVEDFDWQAWDRHFAIHVKAPALLARTFARALPEGEEGLIVNIIDQRVWRPTPRYFSYALSKSALWTQTEMLAQALGPRIRVNAIGPGPTLKNKRQDDDDFGKQVDGLILKRGPQLPEFGATIRYLWQARSVTGQMIALDGGQHLAWQTPDVTGMVE
- a CDS encoding TfoX/Sxy family protein, producing the protein MAKPSTSAAPDPMVARLRAALGRRAFTEQKMFGGTCFMINGNMLIGTSKRGLLVRVGKGAHAAAAALPHASTMEMGGRSMEGYIRVASEGTATDADLAGWLGRALAFVETLPAKAKPPKRSK
- the uvrC gene encoding excinuclease ABC subunit UvrC; this encodes MSPVAQRHKRNGAADDLPPDVDLDIEDEAAEEIVEPESIPTGPDIAFTAIDWTPHAGDADGMVGAEVIQTFVKRLPNQPGVYRMMNAAGDVLYVGKARSLKKRVTNYAQGRFHTARIGRMVRETATMEFVVTRTEIEALLLEANLIKRLRPRFNVLMRDDKSFPYILLTGDHVSPGIYKHRGARSRKGDYFGPFASAGAVGRTINSLQRAFLLRSCTNSFYENRTRPCLLYQIKRCAAPCTGEISHQGYAELVAEAKDFLSGRSQKVKTEISAAMQQASEELDFERAAIYRDRLAALSHVQAHQGINPQTVEEADVFAIHQEGGQTCIQVFFFRTGQNWGNRAYFPKADPALEPAEVLGSFLAQFYDDKLPARALLLSQTAQEQELLAEALSTHAGRKISISVPQRGEKKDLTDHALQNAREALGRRLAETSTQARLLKGFAETFGLEKPPVRIEVYDNSHIMGTNAVGAMVVAGPEGFVKNQYRKFNIRSTEITPGDDFGMMREVMQRRFSRLLKEHGDVQPGPAVEDETGEEDLVAGNGGFPAWPDVILIDGGQGQMTAVRQILADLGVEDRVVAIGIAKGPDRDAGRERFFVKGRDSFMLPVRDPVLYFVQRLRDEVHRFAIGSHRARRKKEMVKSPLDEIAGIGPGRKRALLLAFGTAKAVSRAAVEDLVKVDGISEHVAKLVYNHFHES
- a CDS encoding DinB family protein, which codes for MRVALAEIDGWYLDYLETVAEQELADPVAFTFTDGDRGCMTRQEMLTHIVLHGSYHRGEIGRMLARTAHSPPWDTYAVHLHGVEPARRLRRGRQPAGA
- a CDS encoding outer membrane protein, which produces MKTNLKFAPLAAALGLFALGGTAFAADVVSEEPPAPAPVAELPVASWAGPYAGINLGYGFGGHVKAPGVDAKTKGFIGGVFGGYNWQQDNFVYGAEADLGYNGTKGSDNGLSAKTGIEGSLRARLGYAVTPEILLYGTGGLAAKNQKIDDSVTGVNDSKAMLGWTAGAGTDIKITDNVFGRVEYRYTDYGSKNFGDTGKVKSSDNRVTFGVGMKF